In Pangasianodon hypophthalmus isolate fPanHyp1 chromosome 13, fPanHyp1.pri, whole genome shotgun sequence, the genomic window AACGtgtttccatgtgtgtgtgctcgtatgtatgtgtgtgtgagagagtgtccCAATGCTCCAATGTCTAACCTGACATTTTTCTGCAGTAGAGAGCTGATAAAGTCTTTGGCTTGAGTTGTGATATCCTCGAAACTCTCCTCGTCAAACTTCCACTGGGCCGCAGTCACTAAAGCCAGAGTCTCTGTGTCACTTTCTCCCTGGAACGGAGATTCACCACTCAACCTGTACACACACCGCGtacatataatattaattactaTCATAATTAGCTTATCATTGTTGTACTCATGCAATCATAGTAGAAACCACTAGATGGCAGGCTAGCAAAtacctttttatttacttttttttagatttcctTGAAAGTaaacagagaaaagaagagaaatccTGGCTATGGATCCAgtgtgaccctgagcaggataagaCGTTACTGAAATAATTCTGCATAATTCATCCTTTTAGAAATAGGACTGCTTCTGCAGGAAAAGTAATTTGTGGTTATGCTTTAGCACCAGTATACTGTAGGTGTGTGCGTCTGATGGTATGCATCTGTTAGTTCACCTGTTTAATCTTCTGGAATACAAAACTAACTGGATTTACTTGTTTGTATTGTCTGAATTATATTGTATCAGCATGTGAACTTTGCATAAAACTCCATGAGAACATCTTTCAGCATGTTCTGTAATGTCACTGTCACCTACACCTAACGTATTCCACTGTCACGTGTATTCAGAGCTGCCAGCAATGTTAACTAGAAGAatcaggcagagagaaaaatacgTGCCAAGCAACAGCAAGAATCTGTTGAACACTATTTAATAATTAGCTCCtccactttctctttttttaaccactgaAGAATGTTTATTAGCGTGTTCAAGATCGTTGGCTGCTTCGCCACTGTTTCTCAGCTCTAGATGATCTTAAGACGATTTGGTGCTTTCAGTGACGTATAAAGGTGCTGTACCATTCAGGGATTCAAAAACCAGTAAAAAAAACTTCTAATCAATTCTAAAGGAATATACTGACTATGAAAAAAGTCAGTTGTAATGGAAACAGGCAGCTCATAACGTGATGCTAAAACTGGTTTCACGTGATCTTGTTTTTTAGCGTGTTAATAGTCTTGCTGCTGCATGTTGCACAAGCCGTAGTTTGTTTGTTGAGGTGTTGGATGTCCTATGAGCAATTCATTACAACAGTCaaagcaagaaaaaacaaaagcatggaTCAATCTTGCAAACAGAGATGGGAAATGTTTCCATTTATGGCCAGAAATCCACCatattgaaacacacacacacacaaacgcacacacagctGGAACTTACAATATATAGCAGATCACTCCAATGCTCCACATGTCTGTGGTCAGACACACAGGTTCATAGTTGATGACCTCTGGAGCCACAAACTCAGGGGTTCCATGCATGACCTTCAGAGGAGTGGAAgagtctgagacacacacacatacacacacacacacacacacaccttctatTCAGTCATATGACACTGCAGCCAAACAGACTGCAATAGATTACGTtatctctgcttcatgtcaCGAAGGCAGCTTGTGTCCACACTGACACTTTTATGCAATCGCCCACATGCTCTCTCACACTGACccgtacacacactcacccgtacacacactcacccgtacacacactgacccatacacacactgacccaTATGCACACTCACCCAGCTTGCTGGCGAGCCCAAAGTCGATAATCTTAATCCGAAATCCGGTTCTGTCCTCACACACAATGTTCTCTGGTTTCAGATCCAGGTGCACGATGTTCTGCTGGTGCATGTACTGAACTCCCTGCACGATCTGACGCATGTAACCGACACTCGATTGCTCCGTGTGCTCAAAGTTATCATCCACAATACGCTCGAAGAGCTCCCCGCCTgcaatgctacacacacacacacacacacacacacacatgcatgcattaGTATTAGATTCAGCtctaaaataatgataaagttAGGACCTGCATCAGCCACGTGATCATGGAGGTGCAGCTGAGGAAGTTGTCCCACGCCTGTGTTTGCTGGGACCTCGTGGGCTTCCACTGATGTGGAATAGATTGTTTGATCAAAATATGCTGCTCAAAAGCAGGTTTTATGGACAACCAGATATATGCGATATTGTGCCAGTGTTactttttcaatttttcaatgtttttttttttttaccactactgtgtgtactgtatgtttcaCACTGCCATGCCTGTTACAActgttgtgttgtatttattgcagtttgtatttattatcttggcattattttattaatttgagagctcaaaacataaaataaaagataagatataaaatataaaatatatagtaaaatataagCACGATAATATAGATTATATCACACTCGCACACATGATTTCATGATCATGATTTCATGAGTGAGACTTGTGTGCGTACAAGTTACTGTCAGAACAagatataaaatttttttaaaaatgcaaaataataggatgtccTGGATCaggtgctattttataagctgggTGGAATCcttattgttaaattaaaccaaatttgccgtgattaatgtgagaattACGATAAggactaatactaatactaatattaatactaatattaaattttaatatttaacatttaatatgtagtatactagactcctgttagatttatttcaatacTTGTCATCTTCTCATTCGTAGATCAtcatatttgtattcatttttaaaattctttgttGCTTTTGACAGCACagaaatttatattatatttgacagcacagaaaaacacactacTGTATTTAGCCTGGATTTTCTatccctgcttttttttttttagggacaagtgcttgtgtttaaaggcagtgatCTATAtgcttttggggaaaaaaaactctgctTTTCTGCTGCTTCTACTCAGAAAAAATCTAGCAACCatggaggtgtgaactacacacaggtaatttgcataatctggaTTGAGAGCTCAGAAAATTGACTTAAGCACCTGCATAAACAAACTCTGAATATGCGTAAGTTTCCCTGAGTAAATCCTGATGTAATTTTTGGTCTAACTTTTCCTAATTCGCACTACATGGTCTGGTGATTATCCCGCACTGCATTGTTGTCACTTTTCGAGGATAAGGCGAGGATAAGACAACGGTACTTTGCTCTACTTTATGCTTGTATACTGTATGGGTAGAATGATGAAGTTCTTTACTTTCAAATTTTtctcataaatgtttaaaattgacCAGTATCATGTGTTATTTGGTATTTTAGTCAATCAGATACATAGTGTACTTCTTtcaaattatacagtatataagtataCTTATAGTACACTTGGATAAAATTGGAATACACTAGAATTAATTTTTATCAGTAAAGGATCTTTGCATTGAATATCATATTATGGTTAATGACAATTTGTTGGCGAtggttttacagttttactgaTTCATACAGGAACTCTGACACCCTCCCATTTGATTTGCAGCCTCTAGAATAACgccaatgtctttttttttttttttttttttaaacttcatgcACTAGGGTGGTCACTACCCTAGACAATAAATTTATACCAAAACTGCATACTGTGCACTGCGAATACTCACAACTCCATGACCATCACTATTTCAGGCTTGTTATCGTAAGCTGCCAGGCACTGCACCAGTTTGGGATGATGAAGGGAGTTCATCAGCTCGATCTCCTTCTTGGccgcttctctctcttttgcacgCCGACCCTTATAGAACTTTCCAGCAAACACCTGACCGGTCTCCTTATGAGTCAGGCGATACACATGACCGAACTTCCCTCTgaaggagacagagacaaaaaacAAAGGTAAAGAGTTAAGACAAGATGAcatttatggggaaaaaaaaggttaaaggaatagtttggtgaaaaatcacatgtacataatgctgcatttacaaaaaaaaaaagaagttgatCAGTCAGGACACgcttgcttctttagttttgcactggagctacaaggttAATGTAACAAGTAATCTCACCCAAAACCATCAATCTTATTTTTAAAGCTGCGGTATGTAACTTCTTAGCTGTACCCTACATCAGACTACTCTATATCTCTGTTGTGAAGTTAAACTAGGAAAAAAAGGGGTTATACATTAGCTGTCCAAGATGGCCACTACTATAACGTTCCAGTGTTTAATTTAGAATAATTACTTCTTAGCAATAAGTGGTcactggaggactagtggttaagccacagcgctctcactgctgtggcctgggtttgattcctggccagggaaccgaccacagccactggggttgcgtgcaacaatgtgctctcagtgccgAGGCTGGATAAAAtcggggagggttgcgtcaggaagggtatccggcataaaaactgtgccaaatcaaatacgcggaccgatctgctgtggtgaccccaaTGGgtgcagctgaaagaggaacaacaacaacttgtTAGCAATAAGAGTTTGAGCAgccaaaactaaagaagcacaCATTCTACACCCAACATTACATGTCTTGGCTGGTTGGCTACATTTggggaaaatggaaaaattgtATAACTTTGAtatttttcctaatttttttttctaccttctGTGCAAAACTCATCTAAATAAATTCTCTAGTAAAAGATGAAGTACAAAAGTAAAAACTGGAGTAAAGTTTACTCAATTAAGAGAGTCACACTAATCAAAATCACACTAATCTTGGTTACTGATGGGCTAGCATTAATTAAAGCTGACTTGTATGACTGTTATATCACTACTTTCTCTAATGCTAGTTAGCGCACTAATAACTCTGACAATACAACCtatagctgaatgctaatagccAACCATCAAAACATACAGATATTTATAGCAATAAATGTTAGGTCAGTTAACTCCGTCCTAGGTCGAAACCTACAACTATGTACATTTGCTAACACTTAAAAAACTGATTTGAAGATTCTTAATGGACTCTTTGCAgagttaaaggttcttagcttcaCTTTTGGTTCTTTAAATGTTACAACTGAAGAATTCTTTAAGTTTCTAGATTTAACTTTTGCATCAGAAAGAGGCTCCAcgtagaacccttttagaaagCCAAGAATCCTAACCTTTTCTTCTAAGAGTGCATCCAAACTAATATTTCTTTCAGACACTACTATTAGCTAAACTACACAAGAACACGACTATCACTAGGAAACCGTGTCGCTGACAGGAAGCACCACTGGTACGGTACTTTGTGCTCATCTGTACAATCCAGCCGAAATGCCGAGGGTCCAGCTTGCACCTTCATATTTTCTAGCACCTATAATTACTATTTAGTTCCTCAGTGGAAAGAATGCAGAACAAAGAGTTTCCCTTTTATGAAACGTTTCAACCGTATCAGAACGCAAGTGCCATTAACCATCTTCAGGTACCCATTTTTTTCTTAGTGTAAAGGGGAATTGAGTATTTACATCAGTCCAGCTAAGAACCTGTAGTTCCTGGCTAGTCAACAAAAATTTGTGAAACTCAGCTAAATAAAAGTCCAGATATCTAACTAATTAGACTTAATAGTGACAACAGTcaccttttttaatgtttaaacactAGTGTTTAGTTTGTGGctatgaataaaacaatttgaagTGCTGATGTTTTGTCTTGTAGTGGCACCAGCGCCATGGACAGATGAGAGAACTTGAAGAggagactaaacacacactttttacaAGCCACGTCGTTGTTTCACtgatcagaccagagagggtaaataaaataagaaatgtctgaaagtctgtgaaaatgcTTCTCTTTGAGAATGATGAGCTGCCTTTTAACATAAATGCTGTAACTGCTTAGTGGATTCACGCCAATCTCTTAATACTTGAGTGTTAATATCACCCTCATGTTGTGAATCTTCATTGTTCAAATCTAGGTCCTAGGTCTCAAAAATTCAGAAATACCCCCAAGCTCTAAGGCAGCTATAGAGAACGCTGGTCTTATTAATTCACCCGAATGGCAGAGTGACTGTTGAAACATGTTTTGTAGTTTTGCATCCTGACCTCCCCCAGATACCTGCAAGGGACTCTTTTCCTGAGAATATCGAAGATCTGTGGATCTGGCtggaaatataatattttaatctcCTGTTTACTTAAACTCGCATGTATATACACGCTTGATCCTTTTCAGCGATCAGCTTTCACGTTTCTTGgtatgcttttttcccccctttgaACAAGAGCTGACATGAGCAAAGTTTCTGTCATGAAATCTTTTTACTTACACTCCCAGTTTGTCCAGTACATTGTAGTGGTCAGTAACTTTGTGTTTCTCATCAATGGTAACGGTGACGTAATCGTTTCTCTTCCCTTCATGTGGCTCCCCTTTGAAGAAGGACACACACGTTAACACAGGTGAGCGGATAAAACCATTACATACAACACGGTTGACTGCAAAAGTTTTAATCTAAAGAGGCTGTACCTCTGTTTTACAAATAAcctatgacaaaaataaatattctgaggtgaggcttttttaaaaatttcgaCACAAGGGAATTCAGACTTTAGCATTTGACTGTGTATAATGGCAAAAGCTTTAGTGTCCagtccatccattcattttccataTCACTTATCCGTCGCAGGGGAAcctagagcctatcccagtggactcggggcacaaggcgggggacaccctggacatggtgccaatctcacacacattatGGACAATTttgaaatgccaatcagcctacaacacgtctttggactgggggaggaaaccggagtacccagaggaaacccctgaagcacagggagaacatgcaaacaccGAGCACACAGgacagaggcaggattcaaacccccaaccccggaggtgcaaggcaaacgtGCTACGTACTATATTTCCATGacaaaatacatatatttcAGTCCTCcgatttttatttagatttaattacTCATTGCAAATCTCAAAGTTTTGTAACCTAATTCATTTGAACTTAAtttattaactatatttaaaCCACTGCGCTATTGAATTCTCGATTTTTTCATGGACATtaaacaacatttaatgtaactataaactgataaaatgtatctgtcattctttaataaataaacaattgttaGCTTTGACAAACTGCTGTTTTATAAAAGGAATAATAGACACCTGAACATGCTGGAAAAATAATCTCAAGGTTATTTGCCCACGGATATTGTTAATTCTCATCAGATTTTATGAAAGATTTGGCTTCCTAAGTTGTGTGAGTCACCTGTGGATTTCCCCCAGTGCGATTTAACGGTACTTCAAGATTCCCACAATATTATTTTTCACTATAAAACTATTCATTTCAAAAGattatattttataccacagcgctgttgactaacagagacttgtatgatggacgcTCCAATAtatgtgaataaaaaatgagtaatctgtaaagagatgtttattcaacGTTTCTGGAaggtcagtgctttgtaacagtcagaagtaaagctgttaGTTTTCCgacaaagtcttcaggacagaggagtttacacttaaCAATATAACAAAGCCAAGCTGGTCATTTtcacttcaaaagagagaaaaaaagagagattggtgaagaaatgactgtttatcgctgtTATAGTTTATAATATGAACTACACTGTTTGGTGTACATTCcacattaaaagtaattataaacacactattctttaataaataaaaattgtagttgttggtaaagaggaataaaacaccatggggtgtgctgtaatattaaaataatcaactttgaggtggtaacagtaactccgctttggGTCAGGCTGCATTACACAAtcctgtctttgattattttcctattaatGCACACCCCATTGGCTTTTCATTGACCTGAAGGGCCACATTTAAAAGTTATGGTTTCATTTGGGTGATTTTTCTCACCTGTGCCACTATCCATCCTGATCACCTGAGACTCTGGACTTGGGTCGCTGAGTCCCACAGCGTTACAGGCTCTGACCCGGAAGCGATACTGCGCCTGCGGCTGGAGTCCAGAGCTCACCCTGAGGGAAGTGCTTTTACAGCCGGCTGAGAGCTCGGTCCAGGAACCTTCCCCGGTCGAGCCGACTTGCTGAACCTCTACCACGTAACTGGTGATGGCTGAACCGCCGTCGTAGCATGGACCTGCCCAGGAGAGGACGAGGGAGTGTGTGGAGAGCACACACACCACTGGGGACGAGGCAGGAGGCTGCGGTCgctctataacacacacaaatcacaaatattaTTATACCTTTAGTTTTACACTAGAATTACAAAGCTAATAAGTGAACAAAGCCTATAGCTACCACTTTAGCATCATGCAAGTTAAGTTCAGTGTCTCAAACAcacttgctgatgtggtttctgactcTGTATTACACACTCTTAtctataaaaacagacaaaagggTCTAAAAGCAGTCTTTGTCAGAACATTCAACTAAGGTAGAAGGTGTGGCTAAAATGTGAATGCGGAGTTGTACAGTGGAAGGGATTTGGttgttaaaatagttttttttttagattttttttttcttcatacagGGTTACGGACCTAGGCATGAATTTTGAGCCATGCAGCTTGTACGATGCTACACTGGTAGCTATAAACTTCCCATACGTCAGTGCTACATTTGCTTCATAGCTTTAGAGAAAAACTGAAGAAGCAAGGTAAAGACACCAGACATGTCTTtgagaaacactgaaacactgtggATTTGATATTTTTGGCTAAAACGtctctttaaaaaataagtattaaaaaaaacagtgaaaagaaatTCGTTATTTGGTGTACACATCAGAATTCTTACTCAACACTCTATAAAAGCATATAATGCAGTAGTACTTTCAGGATAATATGAACAATTTACAGAGGACAACTCTGTAGTGCGTTGTGGGTGGAGCATACCGATGACagacagtgtgagtgagtgctgGGCGGAGCCTTTACGGTCTCGCGCTACTATAGTGTAGCGTCCAGAGTCCTTGGGTCGAGTCTCTGAAATGACCAGAGTGTTGCTCTCGCTGCTGCCCTCTATCCTGAACCTGGAGCCCTCCAGAACCTACAGACAGATTTAAGTCAcatctttcattatttttagtCATAAGCAGTGGTCAAGTTGGAATATTTTCAGGGTGATGGTGAGTTGGAATGACAGAGGGCTCAGGAGTATCGTAATATTCAGAGACGCTTTAGTAATTATATATTGTTACTAAGTGAATAGaactaaaataaagaaatttacTTTTAATACATTTCCATGACGAAATGCATAGATTTTAGTCCTTcgatttttatttagatttaattacTCATTCCAAATCTCAAAGTGTTTGACAGAATTCATTTGAACTTAAtttattaactatatttaaaCCACTGCGCTGTTGAATTCACAATTCTTTTatggactttccacaacatttaatgtaactataaactgataagatgtacatgtcattctttcataaataaacagTTGTTAGTGTTGGTGGTCACTCAGCatcgcatcacaccaccttgtcattgattagtttcctataacagcattcagcagagggttttattccttattattaCCTTTCCAGACTTCAGAAAATTCGTAATGCAGAAAATAATTCCAAAACGACTTACTAATGTGGCATAGCTACATTAAATACTAATGATTCCTGAGACTATAACCTCGAAATCGACCAAAATTCTCTGGTTGATGctgattcattattttaaattgatcatttaaaattgttttttacaACATGAGAGGATGGTAATGTAAAggatggagatttttttttttttttgcatgttcttgCATCTCCTCTTTCAATCCTAGGttataatattgtttaataatttgCCCACtgattttttcagttattaatgtattattatttttgataatattttgccaatatattattttaataaagcaaTTCTCCTGAACTCGGGCGTGAACTTTGGAGAGAGATAaccaaaatgaatgaaaatatttgtatgtgtgtgtttgaaggtCTCAGTACCTCTTTTTTGTTATAAATCCAACAGGAAACGATCGGTGAGTTGCCTTTGAACGTACAGCTCAAATGAGCCGTCTCACCGGCCCGCACCTCCACCTGAAGACAAGAGGACGCAATCTCCAGAGGGACGTCTGCAGAGACAAGAGGACACAGAATACAGTTACCAGCCAAGGATGGATCTGAACTGTATTATATAagaattgttttatatataattatgttgCATGTTTGTAAAGTTTTATTACATGTCATGCATCCTCTTCACTCATTCTGCCAGCTATCAGAGATGACAGACTGGTAAAGCTTTACACTTAGGTTcccttaactgacattatttaacacattaattAACTTGAACAAACAAAAGGCaacatttatcaatcttttagtaaagttttgTGTAAGGCAAAACCGAAAgaaatttacaaacaaaaagtgtcagaaacgctgattttcttcctactcgcatgtgtgtgtgtgtgtgtgttgatcacCCTTAGAGTGCAAAGCGCATTCCTGACACGGCTCATTTGCATGTGATGATgcctacaaaactccataaaagttcaagtgcacagagggctgggagcacgaaatgaacaATGAGAGAAAGGCAGTAGTGGAAGacattttgactcacttctatgccaatgaAAATATTTAGCAATGTAACAGCTAGCACATGAAAAGGTCAAAATCTAGAggcaaattacagaaaaggtgaattagagGTCCAGAAAATGGTGTGACATGAAaacagaggacaaaaaaaaatatctacacTGTTCCCAGGTGATCCTGCACACTGGACAACACACGAAAAccgatatttttaaaatgttttaagtaGAAAATAATACAGTTTTTTAAGCATCCTTTCACACAAGCaagtgctaaatcttccatcgTTTGTTTATGGTTTACGGCTTTACACAGACAGATCGGCTCATCCTCCATTTAATATTGCGATATTTCTTTTGTAAcaattgaatgattagttttatttgtcgactggttttcacaaaatgttctcgaTGGTGACTTTATTCTCTGACCTGAACTAGCTTGCggatgtgtttttgacagaTACTCcaaagtcactctggataaaggtgtaatgctaaatgctgtaaatgtaataaaataaaataagcaatttataCTTGACAGgataatccatatataaaagtacAGTAATCCATGCAAGTTATATGATTTGCAGTTAGTCTgattatgcataaatttacacacactcaggagcacgagtaggttacgaatgtttttctgaattcacaggattttcatgaataccaaatttcttctGTAGATGCtcatataaatgatttataaataaatccattcatatccagcttgataaatgaggcccgtAACACCTAAACAAATTACCTTGCACtcatattaatgacttttttaaaaataatttccaaaatgAGACAAATAATCAGCACCTGCATTAGCCAGCATGCATTAATATCCTCAGATTTTTTTGATTGtgattttttgaatttttttgagtggcaaaattaataaacaatcaATGCAGgtgtatttcattaacatttaaacaaatgtcaatTAATATATGCATTAACTTTCTCTGTTAACATTCATTTTGGTTTATTAATGCAGACGTTCAtggttaatgttaactaatgcagtaaatcttcttcttcttcttcttcttcttcttctttcggctgctcctgttaggggtcgccacagtggatcatttgttcgcatatttgatttggcacagtttttacgccggatgtccttcctgacgcaaccctccccaactTTATCCTAGCTTGGGACCGGCATTGGGAGTGCACAGTCTGGGGTTGGTAACCTGGCCAGGAATTTGAACCCGGGCCGAGGCCTAagcactagtcctccagggaccctaactaatgcagtaaataatgctaGTTAAAGAAGATTTCTCATGCACAGATTCTCATACACTGCATAAAGGCTgctagcaagtgaaaatatcttgaactAAGTAagctaatattataatattataagctttaatatttctcattatgtatttattagaTAACAAATACTATGAGATAATTAAGCCTGTGTTGTTGAGATATTTCTATGAATTTCAAGCTTTTTGaaatattgattcattttagaaataaatacttacataagcaaataaatcaaattatcTGACCATACAAGACAATTTCAAACTTGACTCAACAaaagcatccttagtaactgcctggtctgAGTCAGAATATTAagctactaatttgtttatattttatgtaaatagaaccaactaaattatttaataaaatattttggtcATGTACAAACAAAAGCTGGGCTCAATTCTGAACTTGAGTGATATaactgaggttgaggaactgcaCAGGggagttcctcaacctcagggGAGTGGTGGttgtgttcatatttaattaaccAACTAACACCCTCTTTTAACGTTTAAATTATATCACACGTGTCATTCTAAAGATTTGGTTCAAGCAAGAACCAGAGTTTACGACTTACTGTTTATGACAACATACTGCCACTTTGATTGTACT contains:
- the mylk5 gene encoding myosin light chain kinase, smooth muscle; this encodes MSVCGGQKRYVSTLRIQLSAPTSGGASHITTTQRKSQERPPNSGNNNADVPHFLEPLQDCVADRGSDITLRGVITGRQPISVSWMHNGQPVRFGKSSFVSGEARLVVRKCVPEDAGAYTCVAENTAGKTSSSSAVDVRETTVAARNNHTCSSPSSPCTPVLENWGLKSPKTDLEDISVFRGPYSPQTPSPRTPSSPRELPVKRRSSSGSDVPLEIASSCLQVEVRAGETAHLSCTFKGNSPIVSCWIYNKKEVLEGSRFRIEGSSESNTLVISETRPKDSGRYTIVARDRKGSAQHSLTLSVIERPQPPASSPVVCVLSTHSLVLSWAGPCYDGGSAITSYVVEVQQVGSTGEGSWTELSAGCKSTSLRVSSGLQPQAQYRFRVRACNAVGLSDPSPESQVIRMDSGTGEPHEGKRNDYVTVTIDEKHKVTDHYNVLDKLGVGKFGHVYRLTHKETGQVFAGKFYKGRRAKEREAAKKEIELMNSLHHPKLVQCLAAYDNKPEIVMVMEFIAGGELFERIVDDNFEHTEQSSVGYMRQIVQGVQYMHQQNIVHLDLKPENIVCEDRTGFRIKIIDFGLASKLDSSTPLKVMHGTPEFVAPEVINYEPVCLTTDMWSIGVICYILLSGESPFQGESDTETLALVTAAQWKFDEESFEDITTQAKDFISSLLQKNVRQRMSSEEALSHSWMMTSESADPGAAKNLSKDKMKKFLARQKWKKTGKAVLALKRMAMLSKSDNSATLTSPVDDTEHVLKSLEERMQSKPEFIKTPSDLSVFEDSTAQLICHVTGYPDPEVLWLRDGEALEEQDGCVRVDYEEDGICALTLDSVTLQHSGTYTCKATNIHGEALCSAKITVVDRDTHTD